In one window of Opitutus sp. GAS368 DNA:
- the hydA gene encoding dihydropyrimidinase, translating to MSLLIKNGEIITADSRYTADIYCEGETITRIDKNIVAPAGAEIVDAKGKYVFPGFIDPHVHIYLPFMGTFSKDTYETGSKAALVGGTTTLIEMCCPARADDALKSFELWMSQAVGKAACDFTFHMGVTKFDGGTAAQLREIVRRGIASFKIFLAYKGAFGVDDTELYRTLKLAKELGVIVTAHCENETLVAERCKELLAAGKTDPGQHHESRPPAVEAEGVHHLMTFAELTGAATYIVHLSCKEALDQAVAARQRGVRVGVETLIQYLTLDKTYAEKPNFEGAKFVMSPPLRDARNQNVLWNGLRDGLIQTVATDHAPFDFEKQKPMGKADFTKIPNGIPSLEERINLLYTHGVKTGKIDLHTFVNVASTQVAKLFDLFPRKGCIQPGADADLVVFDPDYRGTISAKTQTMNVDYSAFEGWKLEGRASVVTVRGQIAAQNGRFCGTLGRGQFLKRTPSHF from the coding sequence ATGAGTCTCCTAATAAAAAACGGTGAGATAATAACCGCGGATAGCCGCTACACCGCGGATATCTACTGCGAAGGCGAGACGATCACCAGGATCGACAAGAACATTGTCGCGCCCGCCGGCGCCGAGATCGTCGACGCCAAGGGCAAATACGTCTTCCCGGGCTTCATCGATCCGCACGTGCACATCTACCTGCCGTTCATGGGCACGTTCTCCAAGGACACCTACGAGACCGGCTCGAAGGCCGCGCTCGTCGGCGGCACGACGACACTGATCGAGATGTGCTGCCCGGCCCGCGCCGACGACGCGCTCAAGAGCTTCGAGCTGTGGATGAGCCAGGCCGTCGGCAAGGCGGCCTGCGATTTCACGTTCCACATGGGCGTGACCAAATTCGACGGCGGCACCGCGGCCCAGCTGCGCGAGATCGTGAGGCGCGGCATCGCGTCCTTCAAAATCTTCCTCGCCTACAAGGGCGCGTTCGGCGTCGACGATACGGAGCTCTACCGGACGCTCAAGCTCGCCAAGGAGCTCGGCGTCATCGTCACCGCCCACTGCGAGAACGAGACCCTCGTCGCCGAGCGCTGCAAGGAACTGCTCGCCGCCGGCAAGACCGACCCCGGCCAGCACCACGAGAGCCGCCCGCCGGCGGTCGAGGCCGAGGGCGTGCACCACCTGATGACCTTCGCCGAGCTGACCGGCGCCGCGACCTACATCGTCCACCTCAGCTGCAAGGAGGCGCTCGATCAGGCGGTGGCCGCCCGCCAGCGCGGGGTCCGCGTCGGCGTCGAGACGCTCATCCAATACCTCACGCTCGACAAGACCTACGCCGAGAAGCCCAACTTCGAGGGAGCCAAGTTCGTCATGTCCCCGCCGCTGCGCGACGCCCGCAACCAAAACGTGCTCTGGAACGGCCTGCGGGACGGCCTGATCCAGACCGTCGCCACCGACCACGCGCCCTTCGACTTCGAGAAGCAAAAACCGATGGGCAAGGCCGATTTCACGAAGATTCCCAACGGCATCCCCTCGCTCGAGGAGCGCATCAACCTGCTCTACACGCACGGCGTGAAGACCGGGAAGATCGACCTGCACACCTTCGTCAACGTCGCCAGCACGCAGGTCGCCAAGCTTTTTGACCTGTTCCCGCGCAAGGGCTGCATCCAACCCGGCGCCGACGCCGACCTCGTGGTCTTCGACCCCGACTACCGCGGCACGATTTCTGCAAAGACTCAGACGATGAACGTCGATTACAGTGCCTTCGAGGGCTGGAAGCTGGAAGGCCGGGCCAGCGTAGTGACCGTCCGCGGCCAGATCGCCGCGCAGAACGGCCGGTTCTGCGGCACGCTCGGCCGCGGCCAGTTCCTGAAAAGAACTCCAAGCCACTTTTAG
- a CDS encoding NCS1 family nucleobase:cation symporter-1 — MATPSLTANAPDVQVDIQVSYLYNEDLAPVPPSRRKWGVLSFAALWISMSACIPTYMLASSLIGGGMNWWEAVLTIFLGNLIVLVPMVLNAHAGTKYGIPFPVLCRASFGTRGANIPALLRALVACGWFGIQTWIGGEAIHKILAIFIPSLAGGTPLPLLGITAVQFGSFLFFWAINMAVVYRGIDSIRLLLNIKAPLLIALGLLLLGWAWQNAGGFGPILSQPSAFDAGQAKAGQFWGFFFPALTGMIGFWATLSLNIPDFSRYAHTQRDQIVGQALGLPLTMALYSFIGVAVTSATTIIYGTTIWDPVDVLTRFKNPAVLLLAMVALCLATLATNIAANVVSPANDFAHLAPRRISFRVGGFITGVVGILMMPWKLVADPSGYIFTWLIGYSALLGPIGGIMIADYFVIRGRELDLTALYDPHGRHSYTNGFSTVALIALIVAVLPALPGFLAQVHAIDGTGLSPFLLGLYNYAWFVGFGLAFTVYLGLRKIAPNS, encoded by the coding sequence ATGGCCACGCCCTCGCTCACCGCCAACGCCCCGGACGTCCAGGTCGATATCCAAGTCAGCTACCTCTACAACGAGGATCTCGCGCCGGTGCCGCCGTCGCGGCGCAAGTGGGGCGTGCTGAGCTTCGCGGCGCTCTGGATCTCGATGTCGGCGTGCATCCCGACCTACATGCTCGCCTCATCGCTCATCGGCGGCGGCATGAACTGGTGGGAGGCCGTGCTCACGATCTTCCTCGGCAACCTGATCGTGCTGGTGCCGATGGTGCTCAACGCCCACGCCGGCACCAAATACGGCATCCCCTTCCCCGTGCTCTGCCGCGCCTCTTTTGGCACGCGCGGCGCCAACATTCCCGCCCTGCTCCGCGCACTCGTCGCCTGCGGCTGGTTCGGCATCCAGACGTGGATCGGCGGCGAGGCCATCCACAAGATCCTCGCCATCTTCATCCCGTCGCTCGCCGGCGGCACCCCGCTGCCCCTGCTCGGCATCACCGCCGTCCAGTTCGGCAGCTTCCTGTTTTTCTGGGCCATCAACATGGCCGTCGTCTACCGGGGCATCGACTCGATCCGGCTGCTCCTGAACATCAAGGCCCCGCTGCTGATCGCGCTCGGCCTGCTCCTGCTCGGCTGGGCCTGGCAGAACGCCGGCGGTTTCGGCCCGATCCTTTCGCAACCGTCCGCGTTCGACGCCGGCCAGGCCAAGGCGGGGCAGTTCTGGGGCTTCTTCTTCCCCGCCCTCACCGGCATGATCGGTTTCTGGGCGACACTCTCGCTCAACATCCCGGACTTCTCCCGCTACGCGCACACCCAGCGCGACCAAATCGTCGGTCAAGCGCTGGGCCTGCCGCTGACGATGGCGCTGTATTCCTTCATCGGCGTAGCGGTCACCTCCGCCACCACGATCATCTACGGCACCACCATCTGGGATCCGGTGGACGTGCTCACGCGCTTCAAGAACCCCGCCGTGCTCCTCCTGGCCATGGTCGCGCTTTGCCTCGCCACGCTGGCGACCAACATCGCCGCCAACGTCGTCTCGCCGGCCAACGACTTTGCCCACCTCGCGCCGCGCCGGATTTCTTTCCGCGTGGGCGGCTTCATCACGGGCGTCGTCGGCATCCTGATGATGCCGTGGAAACTCGTCGCCGATCCGAGCGGCTATATCTTCACCTGGCTCATCGGCTACAGCGCGCTGCTCGGGCCCATCGGGGGCATCATGATCGCCGACTACTTCGTCATCCGCGGCCGGGAACTCGACCTCACGGCGCTCTACGATCCGCACGGCCGGCACAGTTACACCAATGGTTTCAGCACCGTGGCCCTCATTGCGCTCATCGTCGCCGTGCTCCCGGCCCTGCCGGGCTTCCTCGCCCAGGTGCACGCCATCGACGGCACGGGCCTGTCGCCCTTCCTGCTCGGCCTCTACAATTACGCCTGGTTCGTGGGCTTCGGCCTCGCCTTCACCGTCTACCTGGGGCTCAGAAAAATCGCCCCAAACTCTTGA
- a CDS encoding CoA-acylating methylmalonate-semialdehyde dehydrogenase has translation MPLSPCPLYIAGEWLTPKIPGTPVFNPSTGDVIAECPAGGTTEVNAAVEAAQAAFPAWRDTPPVERARVFFKYRQLVEANFDQLCQTVSREHGKTNAEARGSIFRGLENIEYACGIPTLLFGDSLRNIARGVDCDTINLPLGVCVGITPFNFPAMVPLWMYPTAIACGNTFVLKPSEKVPLSAVLLGQLLEQAGLPKGVFNIVHGGRAAVDALLTHPKVRAISFVGSTPIAKYIYDTGTKHGKRVQANGGAKNYIVVMPDADVGKTVENLATAAFGCAGERCMAGSTALAVGAAADRVLPELVKAANAIKVGPTDRAAQPDMGPVITGQHRDRVLSLLATGEKEGAKIIADGRGVKVAAAPKGFYVGATVVDGVQNNMTLAKEEVFGPVLNVMRMDDLDAAIEQANQSAFGNGAAIFTNNGRAAREFTMRVKAGMVGVNVGVPATMAMFPFTGWDDSFYGDLHIQGKESIQFYTQQKVVSSRWFGGDVGDVWKK, from the coding sequence ATGCCTCTTTCTCCTTGTCCCCTCTACATCGCCGGCGAATGGCTCACCCCGAAGATCCCCGGCACGCCCGTCTTTAATCCTTCCACCGGCGACGTCATCGCCGAGTGCCCGGCTGGCGGCACGACCGAGGTCAACGCCGCCGTCGAGGCCGCACAGGCGGCGTTCCCGGCCTGGCGCGACACCCCGCCGGTCGAGCGCGCCCGCGTGTTCTTCAAATACCGCCAGCTGGTCGAGGCCAACTTCGACCAGCTTTGCCAGACCGTTTCGCGCGAGCACGGCAAGACGAATGCCGAGGCGCGCGGCTCGATCTTCCGCGGCCTCGAGAACATCGAATACGCCTGCGGCATCCCCACCCTGCTCTTCGGCGACTCGCTGCGGAACATCGCCCGCGGCGTGGACTGCGACACCATCAACCTGCCGCTGGGCGTCTGCGTCGGCATCACGCCGTTCAACTTCCCCGCGATGGTGCCGCTGTGGATGTATCCCACGGCCATCGCCTGCGGCAACACCTTCGTCCTCAAGCCGAGCGAGAAGGTCCCGCTCAGCGCCGTGCTGCTTGGCCAGCTGCTCGAGCAGGCCGGCCTGCCCAAGGGTGTGTTCAACATCGTCCACGGCGGCCGCGCCGCGGTCGACGCCCTGCTCACCCACCCGAAGGTGCGGGCCATCTCCTTTGTCGGCTCCACGCCCATCGCCAAATACATCTACGACACCGGCACCAAGCACGGCAAACGGGTCCAGGCCAACGGCGGGGCGAAGAACTATATCGTTGTCATGCCGGACGCCGACGTCGGCAAGACGGTCGAGAACCTTGCCACCGCCGCCTTCGGTTGCGCGGGCGAACGCTGCATGGCCGGTTCGACCGCTCTCGCCGTCGGCGCCGCGGCCGATCGCGTGCTGCCCGAGCTGGTGAAGGCCGCCAACGCCATCAAGGTCGGCCCCACCGACCGCGCTGCGCAGCCGGACATGGGCCCCGTCATCACCGGCCAGCACCGCGACCGCGTGCTCAGCCTCCTCGCCACCGGCGAGAAAGAGGGCGCCAAGATCATCGCCGACGGCCGCGGCGTGAAGGTGGCCGCCGCCCCGAAGGGCTTCTACGTCGGCGCCACCGTCGTCGACGGTGTGCAGAACAACATGACTCTCGCCAAGGAGGAGGTCTTCGGCCCCGTGCTGAACGTCATGCGCATGGACGACCTTGATGCCGCCATCGAACAGGCGAACCAGTCCGCCTTCGGCAACGGCGCCGCGATCTTCACCAACAACGGCCGCGCGGCCCGTGAGTTCACGATGCGCGTCAAGGCCGGCATGGTCGGCGTCAACGTCGGCGTCCCCGCGACGATGGCGATGTTCCCCTTCACCGGCTGGGACGACTCCTTCTACGGCGACCTTCATATCCAGGGGAAGGAAAGCATCCAGTTCTACACCCAGCAAAAGGTCGTCTCGTCCCGCTGGTTCGGTGGCGACGTCGGCGACGTCTGGAAGAAGTAA
- a CDS encoding FAD-dependent oxidoreductase yields the protein MPAKRIVIIGGGFGGVKCAQTLRGQLRPGDAELILFNKENHLVFSPLLADAVGSSLSLDDVIVPLRQLLPGVQCRTEEVKGVDLAGSRIEYESHDGQPRHLDYDHVILACGNISNLNVVPGMADHAFPLKTVGDAAVLRTHVLSAMEKAEVCDDPEKRRWYLSFVVVGGGYSGVETAGEINDLVRSSLRFYSNIRDEDVSVTLIHSRDQLLPEISPQLREFARKKMEMAGVTMKLNARVMLATGEGVGLKDDFVRGGTIVCTIGSTTSPVVDRLDTPKEKGRILTDPDMRLRGRANAWAIGDCASIRNAHDGQPSPPTGQFAERQGRQVANNVVRTLAGEPTRPFSFKVLGQLCSIGGHSAVAEMFGFKLSGFIAWFVWRGVYLFKLPSLSRRMQVGFDWAWLLIFPRDLSCIKTDVTERISHAHYEPGDYIIKQGEPPSGFYVIEQGEVEIVRSSPEKPGGEVIAALGPGNFFGEQALLSNRPRGASVRARTPVEVVVMGRNVFTTISKSLAPLRNALTAAITRRSSAAWQERPAVLAALREFKLADFIEPAPAPLLRPTDSLYEVTHQFARNPSDFFFVSPDGARLDGMITLTDLLRAQSNGVKPETPLADFMKKDPASLAVTDTALIAASAFREHGFKTLPVVADKTGRRIVGVVRVRKLIAKVLEVVPPPTGLTVPPVPPA from the coding sequence ATGCCCGCGAAACGCATTGTCATCATCGGTGGAGGCTTCGGCGGGGTGAAGTGCGCCCAGACCCTCCGCGGCCAGCTCCGCCCGGGCGACGCCGAGCTCATCCTCTTCAACAAGGAAAACCACCTGGTCTTCAGCCCGCTGCTGGCCGACGCCGTCGGCTCGTCGCTGAGCCTCGACGATGTCATCGTGCCGCTCCGCCAGCTCCTGCCGGGCGTCCAGTGCCGCACCGAGGAGGTCAAGGGCGTCGACCTGGCCGGCAGCCGGATCGAATACGAGAGCCACGACGGCCAGCCGCGCCACCTCGACTACGACCATGTCATCCTGGCCTGCGGCAACATCTCCAACCTCAATGTCGTGCCGGGCATGGCCGACCACGCGTTCCCGCTCAAGACGGTCGGTGACGCCGCCGTCCTGCGCACCCACGTCCTCTCCGCAATGGAAAAGGCCGAGGTCTGCGACGACCCGGAGAAGCGCCGCTGGTATCTCTCCTTCGTCGTTGTGGGCGGCGGCTACAGTGGTGTCGAGACCGCCGGCGAGATCAATGACCTCGTCCGCTCCAGCCTGCGCTTCTATTCCAACATCCGCGACGAGGATGTCAGCGTGACCCTCATCCATTCGCGCGACCAGCTCCTGCCCGAAATCAGCCCGCAGCTGCGCGAGTTCGCCCGGAAGAAGATGGAAATGGCCGGCGTCACCATGAAGCTCAACGCCCGCGTCATGCTCGCCACCGGCGAGGGCGTGGGCCTGAAGGACGACTTCGTCCGCGGCGGGACCATCGTCTGCACCATCGGCAGCACCACTTCCCCGGTGGTCGACCGGCTCGACACGCCGAAGGAGAAGGGCCGCATCCTCACCGACCCCGACATGCGTCTGCGCGGCCGCGCCAACGCCTGGGCCATCGGCGACTGTGCCAGCATTCGCAACGCCCACGACGGGCAGCCTTCGCCGCCCACCGGCCAGTTCGCCGAACGCCAGGGCCGGCAGGTCGCCAACAACGTCGTCCGCACCCTCGCCGGCGAGCCGACCCGCCCGTTCTCCTTCAAGGTTCTCGGCCAGCTCTGCTCCATCGGCGGCCACAGCGCCGTGGCCGAGATGTTCGGCTTCAAGCTCTCGGGTTTCATCGCGTGGTTTGTCTGGCGCGGCGTCTACCTCTTCAAGCTCCCGTCGCTCTCCCGCCGCATGCAGGTCGGCTTCGACTGGGCGTGGTTGCTGATCTTCCCGCGCGATCTCAGCTGCATCAAGACCGACGTCACCGAGCGCATCTCGCACGCCCACTACGAGCCGGGCGACTACATCATCAAGCAGGGCGAGCCGCCGTCGGGCTTCTACGTCATCGAACAGGGCGAGGTGGAGATCGTCCGCTCCTCTCCCGAGAAACCCGGCGGCGAGGTCATCGCCGCGCTCGGCCCGGGCAACTTCTTCGGCGAGCAGGCCCTGCTCAGCAACCGCCCGCGCGGCGCCTCCGTCCGCGCCCGCACCCCGGTCGAGGTCGTGGTCATGGGCCGCAATGTCTTCACCACCATCTCCAAGTCCCTCGCGCCGCTGCGCAACGCGCTCACCGCCGCCATCACCCGCCGTTCCTCCGCCGCATGGCAGGAGCGGCCGGCCGTGCTCGCCGCCCTGCGGGAGTTCAAGCTGGCCGACTTCATCGAACCGGCTCCCGCCCCGCTGCTCAGGCCGACCGACTCGCTTTACGAGGTCACCCACCAATTCGCCCGGAATCCGTCCGACTTCTTCTTCGTCTCCCCCGACGGCGCCCGGCTCGACGGCATGATCACGCTGACCGACCTCCTCCGCGCCCAGAGCAACGGCGTGAAGCCCGAGACCCCGCTCGCCGACTTCATGAAGAAGGATCCCGCCTCGCTTGCCGTCACCGACACCGCGCTCATCGCGGCCTCGGCCTTCCGCGAGCACGGCTTCAAGACCCTCCCCGTCGTGGCGGACAAGACCGGCCGCCGCATCGTCGGCGTCGTCCGCGTCCGCAAGCTCATCGCCAAGGTCCTCGAGGTTGTGCCGCCGCCCACGGGCTTGACCGTCCCGCCCGTGCCACCGGCTTAA
- a CDS encoding hydantoinase/carbamoylase family amidase, producing the protein MPLNPKRTVAELKELRALTGDENGAQRVAFMPVWVKTRAWLKEKLAGLPVETHTDAAGNFWATLRGESDRALLMGGHMDSVPNGGWLDGCLNVMAGVEVLRRINEQYKGKPPVTVRVVDWADEEGARFGKSLFGSSACSGALDMTEARGLKDKQGVTLPDALKAVGVDFEKVKDSGRELKNAAAYLELHIEQGPVLLDMDLPLGAVLGTFGVERHALTFHGQAAHSGSTPMNRRKDAFLAAGKMSQEIYRITDRNGGVCTIGSCTTKPGIVTSVVEECRITLDQRHLDGKALAQMLKEAKDASERFAQAGNVKVSWERLWQIEPRPFHPELIELCDTAIKETVPKSHRLPSGPLHDAAETCGAGVPTVMMFVQSLHGISHNKIEDTKEEHLELCVTAFDKLATKALAWVEKL; encoded by the coding sequence ATGCCGCTGAACCCGAAACGCACCGTTGCCGAACTCAAGGAGCTCCGGGCGTTGACCGGTGACGAGAACGGCGCCCAGCGGGTGGCCTTCATGCCGGTGTGGGTGAAGACCCGCGCGTGGCTGAAGGAGAAGCTCGCCGGCCTGCCGGTCGAGACGCACACGGACGCCGCGGGAAATTTCTGGGCGACGCTGCGCGGCGAGAGCGATCGCGCGCTGCTCATGGGCGGGCACATGGACTCCGTGCCGAACGGCGGCTGGCTCGACGGCTGCCTCAATGTCATGGCCGGCGTCGAGGTGCTGCGCCGCATCAACGAGCAGTATAAAGGCAAGCCGCCGGTGACCGTGCGCGTCGTCGACTGGGCGGACGAGGAGGGCGCGCGGTTTGGCAAGAGCCTGTTCGGTTCGTCGGCGTGCTCGGGTGCACTCGACATGACCGAGGCCCGCGGCCTGAAGGACAAGCAGGGTGTCACGCTGCCCGACGCGCTGAAGGCAGTCGGCGTGGATTTCGAAAAGGTGAAGGACAGCGGCCGCGAGCTGAAGAATGCGGCGGCTTACCTCGAGCTGCACATCGAACAGGGACCGGTGCTGTTGGACATGGATCTGCCGCTCGGCGCCGTGCTCGGGACGTTCGGGGTGGAGCGCCATGCCCTCACCTTCCACGGCCAGGCCGCGCACTCCGGCAGCACGCCGATGAACCGGCGCAAGGACGCGTTTCTTGCGGCCGGAAAGATGAGCCAGGAAATTTACCGGATCACCGACCGTAACGGCGGCGTGTGCACCATCGGCTCGTGCACGACCAAGCCCGGCATCGTGACCAGCGTGGTGGAGGAGTGCCGGATCACGCTCGACCAACGGCACCTCGACGGCAAGGCGCTCGCGCAGATGCTCAAGGAGGCGAAGGACGCCAGCGAGCGCTTCGCCCAGGCGGGCAACGTGAAGGTTTCCTGGGAGCGGTTGTGGCAGATCGAGCCGCGGCCCTTCCATCCCGAGTTGATCGAGCTGTGCGACACCGCGATCAAGGAGACGGTGCCGAAGTCGCACCGCCTGCCGTCGGGTCCGCTGCACGACGCCGCCGAGACCTGTGGGGCGGGCGTGCCCACGGTGATGATGTTCGTCCAGAGCCTGCACGGCATCAGTCACAACAAGATCGAGGATACCAAGGAGGAGCACCTCGAGTTGTGCGTGACGGCGTTTGACAAGCTCGCGACCAAGGCGTTGGCGTGGGTGGAGAAACTGTAG
- the preA gene encoding NAD-dependent dihydropyrimidine dehydrogenase subunit PreA, with protein sequence MPTLATTVDGLKLPNPFVIGSGPPGTNLSVINRAFKEGWGAVIAKTVSLDASKVINVSPRYAKLHATSGEVIGWENIELISDRPFKIWEDEFKRCKDARPPGALIASIMEEYNKDAWVELVQRCEASGVDAFELNFSCPHGLPERKMGAAMGQDPEILEEVCGWVAAATKKPVWAKMTPNITHIEEPGRAALRGGATGLSAINTIRSVTSVNLDTLRPDPCVEGYTTPGGYSSKAVKPIALRMVMELATMIRAEFPDRSLSGLGGVESGSDAAQFILLGADTVQVCTGVMKFGYECVKPMQEELLAFMAKHRFETLADFRGKSLPYFTTHADLVKRQTERKAAQKAAAASKTVKSDGEWSGDEFVKQSDALSKG encoded by the coding sequence ATGCCCACGCTCGCCACCACTGTCGACGGCCTCAAGCTGCCCAACCCCTTCGTCATCGGTTCCGGACCGCCCGGCACCAACCTCAGCGTCATCAACCGCGCCTTCAAGGAGGGCTGGGGCGCCGTGATCGCCAAGACCGTCAGCCTCGATGCCTCGAAGGTCATCAACGTCTCCCCCCGCTACGCCAAGCTCCACGCCACCAGCGGCGAGGTGATCGGCTGGGAAAACATCGAGCTGATCAGCGACCGCCCGTTCAAGATTTGGGAGGACGAGTTCAAGAGATGCAAGGACGCCCGCCCGCCCGGCGCCCTCATCGCGTCCATCATGGAGGAATACAACAAGGATGCCTGGGTCGAACTCGTGCAGCGCTGCGAGGCATCCGGCGTGGACGCGTTTGAACTCAACTTCTCGTGCCCGCACGGCCTGCCCGAGCGCAAGATGGGCGCCGCCATGGGCCAGGACCCCGAAATCCTCGAGGAAGTCTGCGGCTGGGTCGCGGCCGCCACCAAGAAACCCGTCTGGGCGAAGATGACGCCCAACATCACGCACATCGAGGAACCCGGCCGTGCCGCGCTGCGCGGCGGAGCCACCGGCCTCAGCGCCATCAACACCATCCGCAGCGTCACCAGCGTCAACCTGGATACCCTCCGCCCCGATCCGTGTGTCGAGGGCTACACCACCCCGGGCGGCTACTCTTCGAAGGCCGTCAAGCCGATCGCCCTCCGCATGGTGATGGAACTCGCCACGATGATCCGGGCCGAGTTCCCCGATCGTTCCCTTTCCGGCCTCGGTGGCGTCGAGAGCGGTAGCGACGCCGCCCAGTTCATCCTGCTCGGCGCCGACACGGTGCAGGTCTGCACCGGCGTCATGAAGTTTGGCTACGAGTGCGTGAAGCCGATGCAGGAAGAGCTCCTCGCCTTCATGGCCAAGCACAGGTTCGAGACGCTCGCCGATTTCCGGGGCAAGAGCCTCCCCTATTTCACGACCCACGCCGATCTCGTGAAACGCCAGACCGAGCGCAAGGCCGCCCAGAAGGCCGCCGCGGCCTCCAAGACCGTCAAGTCCGACGGCGAATGGAGTGGCGACGAATTCGTGAAGCAATCCGACGCGCTGTCCAAGGGCTGA
- the sufU gene encoding Fe-S cluster assembly sulfur transfer protein SufU: MQDLTDLYQSVILDHNRRPRNRGKLPTANRVAHGDNPSCGDQCTVYLRLDGDRIGDISFEGSGCAISQASASLMTLNLKGKTVPEAEAIYADVHKLVTTGKVDEDNLSDLAALAGVHQFPARIKCATLGWHAALNAAKGDPITATTETHKD; this comes from the coding sequence ATGCAAGACCTCACCGACCTCTACCAGTCCGTCATCCTGGACCACAACCGCCGCCCGCGGAACCGCGGCAAGCTGCCCACGGCCAACCGCGTCGCCCACGGGGACAATCCCAGTTGCGGCGACCAGTGCACGGTCTATCTCCGCCTCGACGGCGACCGCATCGGCGACATTTCCTTCGAGGGCTCCGGCTGCGCGATCTCGCAGGCCAGCGCCTCGCTCATGACCCTCAACCTCAAGGGCAAGACCGTCCCCGAGGCCGAGGCCATCTACGCCGACGTCCACAAGCTCGTCACCACGGGCAAGGTTGACGAGGACAACCTCTCCGACCTCGCCGCGCTCGCCGGCGTCCACCAGTTCCCCGCCCGCATCAAGTGCGCCACACTCGGCTGGCACGCCGCCCTCAACGCCGCCAAGGGCGATCCCATCACGGCCACGACCGAGACCCACAAGGACTGA
- a CDS encoding cysteine desulfurase, giving the protein MSPSWNNVRADFPILHQQVNGHPLVYLDNGATSQKPRSVIDALVRYYERDNSNVHRGLHALSTRATDAYEGARARIAKFINAADPAEVLFTRGTTESINIVARSWGHAHLKPGDVVLTTEFEHHSNLVPWQQAAKAAGATLKYVPLLGADGEGGPDLAALDQLLTPQVKLFAFTHISNTLGTINPVAEFCRRARAVGAVTVIDAAQSVGHRPLDVQQIGCDFLAFSGHKMCGPTGIGVLYGRRALLDQLAPDETGGGMVVQVTYEGATWKPAPERFEAGTPNVAGAIALGTACDYLDNLGRDKIAAHDTALVTIAMEKLSALPGIRIIGPKKGAERSGMVSFAFEGVHAHDVVTFADEDGIALRGGHHCNQPLMRKLGLTSTTRASFYLYNTPEEIDRLVKSLQRIQKFFAG; this is encoded by the coding sequence ATGAGCCCTTCCTGGAATAACGTCCGTGCCGACTTCCCGATCCTGCACCAGCAGGTGAACGGCCATCCCCTGGTCTACCTCGACAACGGGGCCACCTCGCAGAAGCCGCGCAGCGTGATTGACGCCCTCGTCCGCTACTACGAGCGCGACAACAGCAACGTCCACCGCGGCCTGCACGCGCTCTCGACGCGCGCCACCGACGCCTACGAGGGCGCCCGCGCCCGCATCGCCAAGTTCATCAACGCCGCCGATCCCGCCGAGGTCCTTTTCACGCGCGGCACCACCGAGAGCATCAATATTGTAGCGCGCAGCTGGGGTCACGCCCACCTGAAGCCGGGCGACGTCGTGCTCACCACCGAGTTCGAGCACCACTCCAACCTCGTGCCGTGGCAGCAGGCCGCCAAGGCCGCCGGCGCCACGCTCAAGTATGTGCCGCTGCTCGGCGCCGACGGCGAGGGCGGCCCCGACCTGGCCGCGCTGGACCAGCTGCTGACGCCGCAGGTGAAGCTCTTCGCCTTCACGCACATTTCGAACACCCTCGGCACGATCAATCCCGTCGCCGAGTTCTGCCGCCGCGCCCGCGCCGTCGGCGCCGTCACCGTGATCGACGCCGCGCAGTCCGTCGGCCACCGGCCGCTCGACGTGCAGCAGATCGGCTGCGACTTCCTCGCCTTCTCCGGCCACAAGATGTGCGGCCCGACCGGCATCGGCGTCCTTTACGGCCGCCGCGCCCTGCTCGACCAGCTCGCGCCCGACGAGACCGGCGGCGGCATGGTCGTGCAGGTCACCTACGAGGGCGCCACGTGGAAGCCCGCCCCCGAGCGCTTCGAGGCCGGCACGCCCAACGTCGCCGGCGCCATCGCGCTCGGCACGGCCTGCGACTACCTGGACAATCTCGGTCGCGACAAGATCGCCGCGCACGACACCGCGCTGGTCACGATCGCGATGGAGAAGCTTTCCGCGTTGCCCGGCATCCGCATCATCGGCCCGAAGAAAGGCGCCGAGCGCAGCGGCATGGTCAGCTTCGCCTTCGAGGGCGTCCACGCGCACGACGTCGTGACCTTCGCCGACGAGGACGGCATCGCCCTCCGCGGCGGCCACCACTGCAACCAGCCCCTGATGCGCAAGCTCGGGCTGACCAGCACGACCCGCGCGAGCTTCTATCTCTACAACACCCCGGAGGAAATCGACCGCCTGGTGAAGTCACTGCAAAGAATCCAAAAATTCTTTGCCGGCTGA